GAGCGTCCTGGGTGCGCTGCGACGTGATCCTCTACCAACCCAGCGGCTCGACGGTCGACCTGCCCAAGGACACCCGGGGATCGCTGAAGAAGCAGACGAGCGACGCCGACTACTGCGTCAAGGGTCGATTCAAGCCGAGCGGCACGAATGTCGTTCTCTGCAACAAGCCGCACGACTTCCGGTCGGTCGGCGTCGTGAAGTTCGGCGATCCCTCGGACTCCTACCCCGGGCGTAAGAAGGTCCAAGGCGGTATGCGCAAGCCGTGCCTGCGTCAGTCGCGCAAGTTCCTCGGCAAGAACCGCTACACCGGCTGGACGTTCCCGACAGCGCAGACCTGGAAGGGCGGCGACCGCTTCGGCGAGTGCTACGCGAAGACGAAGAAGTAGTCTTCGCGAACCTTTGCGACGCGTCTCGCATCGGATCGGTGGGAACACACCGACCACCGAACGAGGATCCCATGCGAGCATCTGCCTTCGCTGCCACCGCCGCACTCGCTCTGACCGCATTGACCGCCTGCACCAATGCTGTCGGCGGCGGGGCCGACGATTTCGACTGCGCGGAGTCGCCGACAGTCTCCGTCGACGACAACGGCTCGGGCCCCAAGTCCGAGCTTCGGTTCACGCCCAAGGAGGGCGACAAGCTCGCACTCGACATGGACATGGACATGAGCATGTCCGTACGAGCCGATGGTTCCAGCGTGCCGACCGGCGATATCCCGACAATCACAATGGGGATGACCACGAAGATCGAGCGAGTCACCGACGACGAGATCGAAACGTCGTTCGAGTACGACAAGGTGGACGCGGGCGGCGACCCGACCGTTGAGTCGACGTTACAGACACTGGTCGGAACCTCTGGCTCGATCACCACCGACCTCAACGGCGTCTACCGCGACGCGAGCATCGATCCCGCGCCGGGCCTGGATCCGACGATGGAGACGACCCTGGAGCAACTCGAACAGCAGCTGGCCAATATGACGGTGCCGCTGCCCGACGAGCCCGTCGGCGAAGGCGCCGACTGGGAGGTCGAGACACCGATCGAGCTCAACGGTCTCCGTACCTGCAACACGTACAAGTACACCCTCGACGAGCTCGACGGCTCGGAGTACACCCTCGACGTCGAGATCAACCAGCAGATGGCACCCGGCCCCATCGAGCAGAACGGCGTGGAGGCCGAGCTCGTCGACGGGTCGTCGGCCGGCGGAGGCACGATGAGCGGCAGCCTCGAACTTCCGCTCGCAGTCTCCGGATCGACGAACGTCGACTCGAGTACCAAGATGGAGGTCGAGCAGGGCGACGACTCGCAGGAGGTCGAGTCCGACGTCGGCGTCGACGTCACGATCAACGAGCGCGGCTAGCCCGCCTCCGAAGGTCAGAAGCCCAGACGCTTCAGCTGCTTGGGATCACGCTGCCAGTCCTTCGCGACCTTGACGTGCAGGTCGAGGTAGACCGGCGTACCCAGCAGTCGCTCGATCTGAACGCGTGCGGTCTTACCGATCTCACGGAGTCGGCCGCCCTTGGCGCCGATCACGATGCCCTTCTGGCTCTGGCGCTCGACGAAAACGTTCGCGTGGATGTCGATCAGCGGCCGGTCATCGGGTCGGTCGGGCCGCAGCCCCATCTCCTCGACGACGACCGCAAGGGAGTGCGGAAGCTCATCGCGTACGCCCTCCAGCGCCGACTCGCGTATCAGCTCCGCGACCAGCATCTCCTCGGGCTCATCGGTCAGATCGCCGGCCGGGTAGAGCTGCGGGCCTTCGGGCAGCGACTGCACCAACAGGTCGGCGAGGACATCGAGCTGTTCACCCGACTGGGCAGAGACGGGTACGATCTCGGCCCAGTCGATACCGGTTTCGGTGCCGAGCCGGGAGACCTCGGAGAGGTGCTCGATCAAGCGGTCACGCGAGACAAGATCGGTTTTCGTCGCCACCGCGATCACCGGCTTGCGACGCAGCTTGGCGACCTCGCGTACGAGGAACCTGTCGCCCGGCCCGATGCGCTCGTCGGCAGGCAGACAAACCGCCACGACGTCGACCTCGGCCCACGTCGTACGCACCAGGTCGTTGAGGCGCTCGCCGAGGAGCGTACGCGGCCGGTGGAGCCCGGGAGTGTCGACGAGCACGATCTGCGCGTCGTCTCGGTGCACGAGCCCGCGTACGACGTGGCGGGTCGTCTGCGGCCGTGACGACGTGATCGCGATCTTGTCGCCGACGAGTGCATTGGTCAGTGTCGACTTGCCGACGTTGGGTCGGCCGACGAAGCAGGCGAATCCGGAGCGGAAGGCGGCGCTCACGTATGCACCACCGCGGTCGCCGTACCGCGTGCATCGGCGACGATCACGGCGACGCCGGTGCCCGCCAGATCACGCACGGCCGCGAGGTCCGGATCGGCGACCTCGTCGTCGGTCGAGACGGCTGCCGCCTCGAGGCCCTTCGCACCCGACGACACGGCCATGGCTACGGCGAGCTGCACCGCCGACAGCCGCAGGCTCGCGAGCTCGACCGGTGCAGCGGCATACGTACGACCGTCGAGGTCGCGGACGGCGGCGCCCTGCGCGGCGCCGGTGCGCAGCCGGGTCGCCTTGGCCAAGGTCACGATCTTGGCGTCCTCGGGATCGGAGAGCTCGATCGACATGCGCACAGCGTATCGGCGCGGCATTGTCAGACACGACCTACGCCGTCTCTCGCTGACCGTGATCGACGTCGGAGCGTTCGGTGTCATCGATGCGGCTCACGACGATCGAGCCGATCCGGTTGCGCCGGCCCGACGGCGACTCGGCCTCGAAGCGCATGCCGTCGACCTCGATCTGGCTGCCGGGGATCGGGACCTTGCCGAGGTGTTTGGCCAGTAGACCACCGACGGAGTCGACGTCGTTGTCCTCGATCGGGATACCGAACAGCTCCACGACGTCGTCGACCTCGAACCGCGTGCTGATCCGTACGGACCCGTTGGACAGCCGCTCGACCAGGTCGGGCTCGCGGTCGTACTCGTCGGTGATCTCTCCGACGATCTCCTCGAGGATGTCTTCGATCGTCACCATGCCGGCAGTGCCGCCGAACTCGTCGATCACGATGGCGACGTGCGTGCGCTGCGCCTGCATCTCGCGCAGCAGATCATCGGCGGGTTTGGAGTCGGGTACGTACATGCAGCCGCGTGCGACCGACTCGACCCGCTCGGTCGTCTCGGCGTCGTGGTTGTCGAACACCCGTTTGGTGATGTCTTTGAGGTACGCCATGCCGACGATGTCGTCGAGACTCTCGCCGACGACGGGGATCCGCGAGTAGCCGCTGCGTAGCGCAAGTGACATCGCCTTGCGCAGCGTCTTGTGGCGCTCGATGAACACCACGTCGGTACGCGGCACCATCACCTCGCGTACGACGGTGTCGCCCAGCTCGAAGACCGAGTGG
The sequence above is drawn from the Nocardioidaceae bacterium SCSIO 66511 genome and encodes:
- the era gene encoding GTPase Era, giving the protein MSAAFRSGFACFVGRPNVGKSTLTNALVGDKIAITSSRPQTTRHVVRGLVHRDDAQIVLVDTPGLHRPRTLLGERLNDLVRTTWAEVDVVAVCLPADERIGPGDRFLVREVAKLRRKPVIAVATKTDLVSRDRLIEHLSEVSRLGTETGIDWAEIVPVSAQSGEQLDVLADLLVQSLPEGPQLYPAGDLTDEPEEMLVAELIRESALEGVRDELPHSLAVVVEEMGLRPDRPDDRPLIDIHANVFVERQSQKGIVIGAKGGRLREIGKTARVQIERLLGTPVYLDLHVKVAKDWQRDPKQLKRLGF
- a CDS encoding hemolysin family protein — its product is MSLDVWLIVAAAILVVLAGLLASAEAALSSLSKARAEELAEEGRGGAQRLLRIASDPSRYINTTLLLRVAAETASVVLVALVIADAFDSTWQRVLIAVVLMVVVSYVAIGVGPRTLGQQHSERVALAVSGPVMLMTRVLGPASRVLIAVGNALTPGKGYREGPFSSEAELREFVDLAEASRLIESGERRMIHSVFELGDTVVREVMVPRTDVVFIERHKTLRKAMSLALRSGYSRIPVVGESLDDIVGMAYLKDITKRVFDNHDAETTERVESVARGCMYVPDSKPADDLLREMQAQRTHVAIVIDEFGGTAGMVTIEDILEEIVGEITDEYDREPDLVERLSNGSVRISTRFEVDDVVELFGIPIEDNDVDSVGGLLAKHLGKVPIPGSQIEVDGMRFEAESPSGRRNRIGSIVVSRIDDTERSDVDHGQRETA
- a CDS encoding DUF6263 family protein — its product is MRASAFAATAALALTALTACTNAVGGGADDFDCAESPTVSVDDNGSGPKSELRFTPKEGDKLALDMDMDMSMSVRADGSSVPTGDIPTITMGMTTKIERVTDDEIETSFEYDKVDAGGDPTVESTLQTLVGTSGSITTDLNGVYRDASIDPAPGLDPTMETTLEQLEQQLANMTVPLPDEPVGEGADWEVETPIELNGLRTCNTYKYTLDELDGSEYTLDVEINQQMAPGPIEQNGVEAELVDGSSAGGGTMSGSLELPLAVSGSTNVDSSTKMEVEQGDDSQEVESDVGVDVTINERG
- a CDS encoding cytidine deaminase; its protein translation is MSIELSDPEDAKIVTLAKATRLRTGAAQGAAVRDLDGRTYAAAPVELASLRLSAVQLAVAMAVSSGAKGLEAAAVSTDDEVADPDLAAVRDLAGTGVAVIVADARGTATAVVHT